One window of the Salmo trutta chromosome 35, fSalTru1.1, whole genome shotgun sequence genome contains the following:
- the LOC115174978 gene encoding grainyhead-like protein 1 homolog isoform X3: protein MRVRTEITAARSAFFMLRKRGVLVFQNEASYSGGRRQALTEDDEDWRVFLGNPLTAASKAMMHINGDEDSANALLYNYYKVPQDKRTTGQPKTEVIVGDADPNKMNFVVPLQDSPLAMTTLRTVHRNTAAQGSSQPSRGDKTQALYPALNSIVCISTTSSPPPYSLSPEGTQALHSFPVCTPPGPHSSQSDGMAFSRQLNLSQYSPRAQSLTPDSTYAKSYKDSSNEVFPLSEEVQLRMTSIPPGGYPYYSSTASQHFEYMLEAPQSLWTKSSSGQMSYLNKAQFYPITLRELGGNPLPPHLSGEVRSVVMLVFGEEKLTEDQLKYWKYWHSRQHTAKQRCIDIADYKERFNTIANIEEIAYNAISFTWDTKDEPRVFVSVNCLSTDFSPQKGVRGLPLNLQIDTYSFGSHGHKLVHRAYCMIKVFCDKGAERKIRDEERKKPCRKGKRQETTAAYVEDPLQLKHVAITSFKAMSDMDSQPVLFIPEVHFPSTQHHHASLSNDGEDSLGQKRLLHYDEDFELATHKKARRDGPEKVLLYVRKETEEVFDALMLKTPTLAGLLEAVTDKYELPLEKMGKVYKRCKKGILVHMDDNIIKHYSNEDAFQINMEE from the exons ATGCGGGTCCGGACAGAGATCACTGCGGCGCGGTCGGCATTTTTCATGCTGCG AAAGAGAGGTGTTCTGGTGTTCCAGAATGAGGCGTCATACAGCGGTGGTCGGCGGCAGGCGCTCACGGAGGATGACGAGGACTGGAGGGTCTTCCTAGGGAACCCCCTGACCGCCGCCTCCAAGGCCATGATGCACATCAACGGAGATGAGGACAGTGCCAATGCTCTCCTCTACAACTACTATAAG GTGCCACAAGACAAGCGAACGACTGGACAACCCAAAACAGAAGTTATTGTGGGCGATGCTGATCCAAACAAAAT GAACTTTGTGGTGCCACTCCAAGATTCTCCCCTGGCCATGACAACTCTGAGGACCGTCCATCGCAACACCGCGGCCCAGGGCAGCAGCCAACCCAGCCGGGGGGACAAAACCCAGGCTCTCTACCCAGCCTTAAACTCCATAGTCTGCATCTCCACCACCTCCAGCCCTCCCCCCTACTCCCTCAGCCCAGAGGGGACCCAGGCCCTGCACTCCTTCCCCGTTTGCACCCCCCCTGGTCCCCACAGTTCCCAGTCGGATGGCATGGCCTTCAGTCGCCAGCTCAACCTCAGCCAGTACAGCCCCAGAGCCCAGAGCCTCACTCCTGACTCCACCTACGCAAAGTCCTACAAGGACAGCTCCAATGAG gtcttccctctctctgaggAGGTTCAGCTACGTATGACCTCCATCCCTCCCGGTGGATACCCTTACTACAGCTCCACAGCAAG tcaacactTTGAGTACATGCTGGAGGCTCCCCAGTCCCTCTGGACCAAGAGCAGCAGTGGCCAGATGAGCTACCTGAACAAGGCCCAGTTCTACCCCATCACCTTGAGAGAACTAGGGGGCAACCCGCTCCCACCTCATCTCAGTGGAGAAGTCAGG AGTGTGGTGATGCTTGTGTTTGGAGAGGAGAAGCTCACAGAGGATCAGCTCAAATACTGGAAGTACTGGCACAGCAgacagcacacagccaagcagCGGTGCATTGATATTG CTGACTATAAAGAGCGATTCAATACGATCGCCAATATTGAGGAGATCGCCTACAATGCCATCTCTTTCACATGGGACACGAAGGACGAGCCACGG GTGTTTGTGTCTGTGAACTGTCTAAGTACAGACTTCTCCCCTCAGAAGGGAGTGAGGGGCCTTCCTCTCAACCTTCAGATTGACACCTACAGCTTTGGGAGCCATGGTCACAAGCTAGTGCACAGAGCCTACTGCATGATTAAGGTGTTCTGTGACAAAGGTGCTGAGAGGAAGATCCGAGATGAGGAAAGGAAGAAGCCTTGCAGGAAGGGAAAGAGACAGGAGACAACCGCAGCCT ATGTGGAAGACCCTCTGCAGCTGAAGCATGTGGCCATAACATCGTTCAAAGCCATGAGTGACATGGACTCCCAGCCAGTTCTCTTCATCCCAGAGGTCCACTTCCCCAGCACCCAGCACCACCAT GCAAGCCTATCAAATGACGGTGAGGATAG CTTGGGGCAGAAGAGACTACTCCACTATGATGAGGACTTTGAGTTGGCTACTCACAAGAAAGCAAGGCGGGACGGACCAGAGAAAG TGCTGCTTTATGTCCGtaaggagacagaggaggtgtTTGATGCTCTGATGCTGAAGACGCCCACTCTGGCAGGACTACTGGAGGCT GTAACCGATAAATACGAGCTGCCGCTTGAAAAAATGGGGAAAGTCTACAAGAGGTGCAAAAAAGG GATTTTAGTCCATATGGACGACAACATCATCAAGCATTATTCCAACGAGGATGCCTTCCAGATCAACATGGAAGAG TGA
- the LOC115174978 gene encoding grainyhead-like protein 1 homolog isoform X1, which yields MRVRTEITAARSAFFMLRKRGVLVFQNEASYSGGRRQALTEDDEDWRVFLGNPLTAASKAMMHINGDEDSANALLYNYYKVPQDKRTTGQPKTEVIVGDADPNKMNFVVPLQDSPLAMTTLRTVHRNTAAQGSSQPSRGDKTQALYPALNSIVCISTTSSPPPYSLSPEGTQALHSFPVCTPPGPHSSQSDGMAFSRQLNLSQYSPRAQSLTPDSTYAKSYKDSSNEVFPLSEEVQLRMTSIPPGGYPYYSSTASQHFEYMLEAPQSLWTKSSSGQMSYLNKAQFYPITLRELGGNPLPPHLSGEVRSVVMLVFGEEKLTEDQLKYWKYWHSRQHTAKQRCIDIADYKERFNTIANIEEIAYNAISFTWDTKDEPRVFVSVNCLSTDFSPQKGVRGLPLNLQIDTYSFGSHGHKLVHRAYCMIKVFCDKGAERKIRDEERKKPCRKGKRQETTAAYVEDPLQLKHVAITSFKAMSDMDSQPVLFIPEVHFPSTQHHHASLSNDGEDSLGQKRLLHYDEDFELATHKKARRDGPEKVLLYVRKETEEVFDALMLKTPTLAGLLEAVTDKYELPLEKMGKVYKRCKKGILVHMDDNIIKHYSNEDAFQINMEEVGGKMLLTLTEI from the exons ATGCGGGTCCGGACAGAGATCACTGCGGCGCGGTCGGCATTTTTCATGCTGCG AAAGAGAGGTGTTCTGGTGTTCCAGAATGAGGCGTCATACAGCGGTGGTCGGCGGCAGGCGCTCACGGAGGATGACGAGGACTGGAGGGTCTTCCTAGGGAACCCCCTGACCGCCGCCTCCAAGGCCATGATGCACATCAACGGAGATGAGGACAGTGCCAATGCTCTCCTCTACAACTACTATAAG GTGCCACAAGACAAGCGAACGACTGGACAACCCAAAACAGAAGTTATTGTGGGCGATGCTGATCCAAACAAAAT GAACTTTGTGGTGCCACTCCAAGATTCTCCCCTGGCCATGACAACTCTGAGGACCGTCCATCGCAACACCGCGGCCCAGGGCAGCAGCCAACCCAGCCGGGGGGACAAAACCCAGGCTCTCTACCCAGCCTTAAACTCCATAGTCTGCATCTCCACCACCTCCAGCCCTCCCCCCTACTCCCTCAGCCCAGAGGGGACCCAGGCCCTGCACTCCTTCCCCGTTTGCACCCCCCCTGGTCCCCACAGTTCCCAGTCGGATGGCATGGCCTTCAGTCGCCAGCTCAACCTCAGCCAGTACAGCCCCAGAGCCCAGAGCCTCACTCCTGACTCCACCTACGCAAAGTCCTACAAGGACAGCTCCAATGAG gtcttccctctctctgaggAGGTTCAGCTACGTATGACCTCCATCCCTCCCGGTGGATACCCTTACTACAGCTCCACAGCAAG tcaacactTTGAGTACATGCTGGAGGCTCCCCAGTCCCTCTGGACCAAGAGCAGCAGTGGCCAGATGAGCTACCTGAACAAGGCCCAGTTCTACCCCATCACCTTGAGAGAACTAGGGGGCAACCCGCTCCCACCTCATCTCAGTGGAGAAGTCAGG AGTGTGGTGATGCTTGTGTTTGGAGAGGAGAAGCTCACAGAGGATCAGCTCAAATACTGGAAGTACTGGCACAGCAgacagcacacagccaagcagCGGTGCATTGATATTG CTGACTATAAAGAGCGATTCAATACGATCGCCAATATTGAGGAGATCGCCTACAATGCCATCTCTTTCACATGGGACACGAAGGACGAGCCACGG GTGTTTGTGTCTGTGAACTGTCTAAGTACAGACTTCTCCCCTCAGAAGGGAGTGAGGGGCCTTCCTCTCAACCTTCAGATTGACACCTACAGCTTTGGGAGCCATGGTCACAAGCTAGTGCACAGAGCCTACTGCATGATTAAGGTGTTCTGTGACAAAGGTGCTGAGAGGAAGATCCGAGATGAGGAAAGGAAGAAGCCTTGCAGGAAGGGAAAGAGACAGGAGACAACCGCAGCCT ATGTGGAAGACCCTCTGCAGCTGAAGCATGTGGCCATAACATCGTTCAAAGCCATGAGTGACATGGACTCCCAGCCAGTTCTCTTCATCCCAGAGGTCCACTTCCCCAGCACCCAGCACCACCAT GCAAGCCTATCAAATGACGGTGAGGATAG CTTGGGGCAGAAGAGACTACTCCACTATGATGAGGACTTTGAGTTGGCTACTCACAAGAAAGCAAGGCGGGACGGACCAGAGAAAG TGCTGCTTTATGTCCGtaaggagacagaggaggtgtTTGATGCTCTGATGCTGAAGACGCCCACTCTGGCAGGACTACTGGAGGCT GTAACCGATAAATACGAGCTGCCGCTTGAAAAAATGGGGAAAGTCTACAAGAGGTGCAAAAAAGG GATTTTAGTCCATATGGACGACAACATCATCAAGCATTATTCCAACGAGGATGCCTTCCAGATCAACATGGAAGAGGTGGGGGGGAAAATGCTGCTGACACTGACTGAGATCTGA
- the LOC115174978 gene encoding grainyhead-like protein 1 homolog isoform X2, whose protein sequence is MTQELAKKRGVLVFQNEASYSGGRRQALTEDDEDWRVFLGNPLTAASKAMMHINGDEDSANALLYNYYKVPQDKRTTGQPKTEVIVGDADPNKMNFVVPLQDSPLAMTTLRTVHRNTAAQGSSQPSRGDKTQALYPALNSIVCISTTSSPPPYSLSPEGTQALHSFPVCTPPGPHSSQSDGMAFSRQLNLSQYSPRAQSLTPDSTYAKSYKDSSNEVFPLSEEVQLRMTSIPPGGYPYYSSTASQHFEYMLEAPQSLWTKSSSGQMSYLNKAQFYPITLRELGGNPLPPHLSGEVRSVVMLVFGEEKLTEDQLKYWKYWHSRQHTAKQRCIDIADYKERFNTIANIEEIAYNAISFTWDTKDEPRVFVSVNCLSTDFSPQKGVRGLPLNLQIDTYSFGSHGHKLVHRAYCMIKVFCDKGAERKIRDEERKKPCRKGKRQETTAAYVEDPLQLKHVAITSFKAMSDMDSQPVLFIPEVHFPSTQHHHASLSNDGEDSLGQKRLLHYDEDFELATHKKARRDGPEKVLLYVRKETEEVFDALMLKTPTLAGLLEAVTDKYELPLEKMGKVYKRCKKGILVHMDDNIIKHYSNEDAFQINMEEVGGKMLLTLTEI, encoded by the exons ATGACACAGGAGCTTGCAAA AAAGAGAGGTGTTCTGGTGTTCCAGAATGAGGCGTCATACAGCGGTGGTCGGCGGCAGGCGCTCACGGAGGATGACGAGGACTGGAGGGTCTTCCTAGGGAACCCCCTGACCGCCGCCTCCAAGGCCATGATGCACATCAACGGAGATGAGGACAGTGCCAATGCTCTCCTCTACAACTACTATAAG GTGCCACAAGACAAGCGAACGACTGGACAACCCAAAACAGAAGTTATTGTGGGCGATGCTGATCCAAACAAAAT GAACTTTGTGGTGCCACTCCAAGATTCTCCCCTGGCCATGACAACTCTGAGGACCGTCCATCGCAACACCGCGGCCCAGGGCAGCAGCCAACCCAGCCGGGGGGACAAAACCCAGGCTCTCTACCCAGCCTTAAACTCCATAGTCTGCATCTCCACCACCTCCAGCCCTCCCCCCTACTCCCTCAGCCCAGAGGGGACCCAGGCCCTGCACTCCTTCCCCGTTTGCACCCCCCCTGGTCCCCACAGTTCCCAGTCGGATGGCATGGCCTTCAGTCGCCAGCTCAACCTCAGCCAGTACAGCCCCAGAGCCCAGAGCCTCACTCCTGACTCCACCTACGCAAAGTCCTACAAGGACAGCTCCAATGAG gtcttccctctctctgaggAGGTTCAGCTACGTATGACCTCCATCCCTCCCGGTGGATACCCTTACTACAGCTCCACAGCAAG tcaacactTTGAGTACATGCTGGAGGCTCCCCAGTCCCTCTGGACCAAGAGCAGCAGTGGCCAGATGAGCTACCTGAACAAGGCCCAGTTCTACCCCATCACCTTGAGAGAACTAGGGGGCAACCCGCTCCCACCTCATCTCAGTGGAGAAGTCAGG AGTGTGGTGATGCTTGTGTTTGGAGAGGAGAAGCTCACAGAGGATCAGCTCAAATACTGGAAGTACTGGCACAGCAgacagcacacagccaagcagCGGTGCATTGATATTG CTGACTATAAAGAGCGATTCAATACGATCGCCAATATTGAGGAGATCGCCTACAATGCCATCTCTTTCACATGGGACACGAAGGACGAGCCACGG GTGTTTGTGTCTGTGAACTGTCTAAGTACAGACTTCTCCCCTCAGAAGGGAGTGAGGGGCCTTCCTCTCAACCTTCAGATTGACACCTACAGCTTTGGGAGCCATGGTCACAAGCTAGTGCACAGAGCCTACTGCATGATTAAGGTGTTCTGTGACAAAGGTGCTGAGAGGAAGATCCGAGATGAGGAAAGGAAGAAGCCTTGCAGGAAGGGAAAGAGACAGGAGACAACCGCAGCCT ATGTGGAAGACCCTCTGCAGCTGAAGCATGTGGCCATAACATCGTTCAAAGCCATGAGTGACATGGACTCCCAGCCAGTTCTCTTCATCCCAGAGGTCCACTTCCCCAGCACCCAGCACCACCAT GCAAGCCTATCAAATGACGGTGAGGATAG CTTGGGGCAGAAGAGACTACTCCACTATGATGAGGACTTTGAGTTGGCTACTCACAAGAAAGCAAGGCGGGACGGACCAGAGAAAG TGCTGCTTTATGTCCGtaaggagacagaggaggtgtTTGATGCTCTGATGCTGAAGACGCCCACTCTGGCAGGACTACTGGAGGCT GTAACCGATAAATACGAGCTGCCGCTTGAAAAAATGGGGAAAGTCTACAAGAGGTGCAAAAAAGG GATTTTAGTCCATATGGACGACAACATCATCAAGCATTATTCCAACGAGGATGCCTTCCAGATCAACATGGAAGAGGTGGGGGGGAAAATGCTGCTGACACTGACTGAGATCTGA
- the LOC115174978 gene encoding grainyhead-like protein 1 homolog isoform X4 gives MMHINGDEDSANALLYNYYKVPQDKRTTGQPKTEVIVGDADPNKMNFVVPLQDSPLAMTTLRTVHRNTAAQGSSQPSRGDKTQALYPALNSIVCISTTSSPPPYSLSPEGTQALHSFPVCTPPGPHSSQSDGMAFSRQLNLSQYSPRAQSLTPDSTYAKSYKDSSNEVFPLSEEVQLRMTSIPPGGYPYYSSTASQHFEYMLEAPQSLWTKSSSGQMSYLNKAQFYPITLRELGGNPLPPHLSGEVRSVVMLVFGEEKLTEDQLKYWKYWHSRQHTAKQRCIDIADYKERFNTIANIEEIAYNAISFTWDTKDEPRVFVSVNCLSTDFSPQKGVRGLPLNLQIDTYSFGSHGHKLVHRAYCMIKVFCDKGAERKIRDEERKKPCRKGKRQETTAAYVEDPLQLKHVAITSFKAMSDMDSQPVLFIPEVHFPSTQHHHASLSNDGEDSLGQKRLLHYDEDFELATHKKARRDGPEKVLLYVRKETEEVFDALMLKTPTLAGLLEAVTDKYELPLEKMGKVYKRCKKGILVHMDDNIIKHYSNEDAFQINMEEVGGKMLLTLTEI, from the exons ATGATGCACATCAACGGAGATGAGGACAGTGCCAATGCTCTCCTCTACAACTACTATAAG GTGCCACAAGACAAGCGAACGACTGGACAACCCAAAACAGAAGTTATTGTGGGCGATGCTGATCCAAACAAAAT GAACTTTGTGGTGCCACTCCAAGATTCTCCCCTGGCCATGACAACTCTGAGGACCGTCCATCGCAACACCGCGGCCCAGGGCAGCAGCCAACCCAGCCGGGGGGACAAAACCCAGGCTCTCTACCCAGCCTTAAACTCCATAGTCTGCATCTCCACCACCTCCAGCCCTCCCCCCTACTCCCTCAGCCCAGAGGGGACCCAGGCCCTGCACTCCTTCCCCGTTTGCACCCCCCCTGGTCCCCACAGTTCCCAGTCGGATGGCATGGCCTTCAGTCGCCAGCTCAACCTCAGCCAGTACAGCCCCAGAGCCCAGAGCCTCACTCCTGACTCCACCTACGCAAAGTCCTACAAGGACAGCTCCAATGAG gtcttccctctctctgaggAGGTTCAGCTACGTATGACCTCCATCCCTCCCGGTGGATACCCTTACTACAGCTCCACAGCAAG tcaacactTTGAGTACATGCTGGAGGCTCCCCAGTCCCTCTGGACCAAGAGCAGCAGTGGCCAGATGAGCTACCTGAACAAGGCCCAGTTCTACCCCATCACCTTGAGAGAACTAGGGGGCAACCCGCTCCCACCTCATCTCAGTGGAGAAGTCAGG AGTGTGGTGATGCTTGTGTTTGGAGAGGAGAAGCTCACAGAGGATCAGCTCAAATACTGGAAGTACTGGCACAGCAgacagcacacagccaagcagCGGTGCATTGATATTG CTGACTATAAAGAGCGATTCAATACGATCGCCAATATTGAGGAGATCGCCTACAATGCCATCTCTTTCACATGGGACACGAAGGACGAGCCACGG GTGTTTGTGTCTGTGAACTGTCTAAGTACAGACTTCTCCCCTCAGAAGGGAGTGAGGGGCCTTCCTCTCAACCTTCAGATTGACACCTACAGCTTTGGGAGCCATGGTCACAAGCTAGTGCACAGAGCCTACTGCATGATTAAGGTGTTCTGTGACAAAGGTGCTGAGAGGAAGATCCGAGATGAGGAAAGGAAGAAGCCTTGCAGGAAGGGAAAGAGACAGGAGACAACCGCAGCCT ATGTGGAAGACCCTCTGCAGCTGAAGCATGTGGCCATAACATCGTTCAAAGCCATGAGTGACATGGACTCCCAGCCAGTTCTCTTCATCCCAGAGGTCCACTTCCCCAGCACCCAGCACCACCAT GCAAGCCTATCAAATGACGGTGAGGATAG CTTGGGGCAGAAGAGACTACTCCACTATGATGAGGACTTTGAGTTGGCTACTCACAAGAAAGCAAGGCGGGACGGACCAGAGAAAG TGCTGCTTTATGTCCGtaaggagacagaggaggtgtTTGATGCTCTGATGCTGAAGACGCCCACTCTGGCAGGACTACTGGAGGCT GTAACCGATAAATACGAGCTGCCGCTTGAAAAAATGGGGAAAGTCTACAAGAGGTGCAAAAAAGG GATTTTAGTCCATATGGACGACAACATCATCAAGCATTATTCCAACGAGGATGCCTTCCAGATCAACATGGAAGAGGTGGGGGGGAAAATGCTGCTGACACTGACTGAGATCTGA